A single region of the Oceanispirochaeta sp. genome encodes:
- a CDS encoding deoxynucleoside kinase yields the protein STLVQELCQNLSWTPYFEPVSENPYLEDFYKDMKQWAYHSQLFFLSDRMAMHKELQEQQGNVVQDRSIYEDAEIFARNLYRQELITKRDFDTYWKMYTIAVSLLKPPDLLVYLKASVPALVERISLRGRDFESVIPRSYLEQLNQLYDDWTESYSDSSKLILNINEFDILRSRDDLTGIIQDIKEKLLNGQGELF from the coding sequence TCGACTCTGGTCCAAGAACTCTGCCAGAATCTCTCCTGGACTCCCTACTTCGAACCTGTTTCTGAAAATCCTTATCTGGAAGATTTTTATAAAGACATGAAACAATGGGCCTATCACTCTCAGCTCTTTTTTCTCAGTGACAGGATGGCTATGCACAAAGAACTTCAGGAACAGCAGGGAAATGTGGTTCAGGACAGATCTATTTACGAAGATGCAGAAATTTTTGCCCGGAATCTTTATCGGCAAGAGTTGATAACAAAAAGAGATTTTGACACATACTGGAAGATGTACACCATTGCCGTATCCCTGCTGAAACCACCGGATTTGCTGGTTTATCTAAAGGCATCCGTACCGGCACTTGTAGAAAGAATATCCCTGCGGGGCAGAGACTTTGAATCGGTCATTCCCCGCTCTTATCTGGAGCAGCTGAACCAACTGTATGACGATTGGACCGAGTCATACAGTGACTCTTCAAAACTGATTCTGAATATAAATGAATTTGACATACTCCGGAGTAGAGATGATTTAACCGGCATAATCCAGGACATAAAGGAAAAACTTCTGAACGGCCAGGGAGAATTGTTTTAA